The Capsicum annuum cultivar Jeju mitochondrion, complete genome genome has a window encoding:
- the nad4 gene encoding NADH dehydrogenase subunit 4: MLEHFCECYSDLSGLILCPVLGSITPLFIPNSRIRPIRLIGLCASLITFLYPPVLRIQFDPSTAKSQFVESLRWLPYENINFYLGIDGISLFFVILTTFLIPICILVGWSGMRSYGKEYITAFLIREFIMIAVFCMLDLLLFYVLPESVLIPMFIIIGVWGSRQRKIKAAYQLFLYTLLGSVFMLLAILLILLQTGTTDLQISLTTEFSERRQIFLWIASFASFAVKVPMVPVHIWLPEAHVEAPTAGSVILAGIALKLGTYGFLRFSIPMFPEATLCSTPFIYTLSAIAIIYTSSTTLRQIDLKKIIAYSSVAHMNLVTIGMFSPNIQGIGGSILPMSSHGLVSSALFLCVGVLYDRHKTRLVRYYGGSVSTMPNLSTIFFSSTLANMSSPGTSSFIGEFLILVGAFQRNSLVATLAALGMILGAAYSLWLYNRAVSGNLKPDFLHKFSDPNGREVSIFIPFLVGVVRMGVHPKVFPDRMHTSVSNLVQHGKFH; encoded by the exons ATGTTAGAACATTTCTGTGAATGCTATTCTGATCTAAGTGGTCTTATTCTTTGTCCCGTGCTAGGAAGCATTACTCCTCTTTTCATTCCAAATTCAAGAATACGACCGATACGATTAATTGGTCTGTGCGCCTCTCTTATTACTTTTTTGTATCCCCCTGTTCTTCGGATACAATTCGATCCTTCTACGGCCAAATCTCAATTTGTGGAAAGCCTTCGATGGCTTCCTTATGAAAACATCAATTTTTATTTGGGTATAGACGGTATCTCTTTATTCTTCGTGATATTGACCACATTTCTGATCCCTATTTGCATTTTAGTGGGTTGGTCTGGTATGAGAAGTTATGGGAAAGAGTATATTACAGCATTTCTAATTCGTGAATTTATAATGATCGCCGTGTTCTGCATGCTGGATCTTCTACTATTCTATGTTCTTCCCGAAAGTGTGCTAATCCCTATGTT CATTATTATAGGGGTATGGGGTTCGAGACAAAGAAAGATCAAGGCAGCATATCAGTTGTTCCTTTATACTTTACTTGGATCTGTTTTTATGCTATTAGCTATTCTGTTGATTCTTCTCCAAACAGGAACAACCGATTTACAAATCTCATTAACCACAGAATTTAGTGAGCGGCGCCAAATCTTTCTATGGATTGCTTCTTTCGCCTCTTTCGCCGTCAAAGTGCCTATGGTACCAGTTCATATTTGGTTACCCGAAGCTCATGTAGAGGCACCTACGGCAGGATCCGTCATCTTGGCAGGAATTGCTTTAAAATTGGGAACCTACGGGTTTTTAAGATTTTCAATACCCATGTTTCCCGAAGCGACACTTTGTTCCACTCCTTTCATTTATACTTTAAGCGCGATTGCTATAATATATACTTCCTCGACCACTTTAAGGCAGATCGATCTTAAGAAGATCATTGCTTACTCCTCAGTAGCTCATATGAATCTGGTGACTATTGGTATGTTTAGTC CGAACATACAGGGAATTGGAGGTAGCATTCTACCGATGTCAAGTCATGGACTGGTTTCTTCAGCCCTTTTTCTATGTGTTGGTGTTCTATATGACCGACATAAGACTCGACTTGTTAGATATTACGGAGGTTCAGTGAGCACCATGCCGAATCTCTCTACCATTTTCTTCTCTTCCACTTTGGCCAATATGAGTTCACCTGGTACTAGCAGCTTTATCGGGGAATTTCTCATCTTAGTAGGAGCTTTCCAAAGAAATAGCTTAGTAGCCACATTAGCAGCGCTTGGGATGATTTTAGGCGCGGCCTATTCCCTTTGGCTATATAATCGTGCGGTTTCTGGGAATTTAAAACCCGATTTCCTCCATAAATTCTCCGATCCAAATGGCAGAGAAGTTTCCATATTTATACCTTTTCTTGTTGGAG TTGTTCGGATGGGTGTTCACCCCAAAGTGTTCCCGGACCGCATGCATACATCCGTAAGTAACTTAGTGCAACATGGAAAATTTCATTGA
- the orf115a gene encoding hypothetical protein encodes MSIDLDSFPLLNYEKDREGPESPQRTETEFDSLPILSTINKARPGPGLSLLFCSRHEKDARKRYSQRAEDPLRVCLGRELYDLFPYCIESIKKRGQCYGPLLFDPILTGDEPPLP; translated from the coding sequence ATGTCCATTGATTTAGACTCCTTCCCCCTTCTCAACTACGAAAAAGATCGAGAGGGGCCCGAAAGCCCCCAAAGAACGGAAACGGAATTCGATTCACTCCCCATTCTCTCAACAATAAATAAAGCTCGCCCTGGGCCGGGTCTTTCCCTGTTGTTCTGTTCCCGCCACGAGAAAGACGCACGGAAGAGGTATTCCCAGCGCGCGGAGGATCCGTTGAGAGTTTGTCTCGGTAGGGAACTGTACGATCTTTTCCCCTATTGTATTGAATCAATAAAAAAAAGAGGTCAGTGCTACGGCCCCCTATTGTTTGATCCAATATTGACCGGGGACGAGCCCCCACTTCCATAG
- the orf104a gene encoding hypothetical protein: MEVGARPRSILDQTIGGRSTDLFFLLIQYNRGKDRTVPYRDKLSTDPPRAGNTSSVRLSRGGNRTTGKDPAQGELYLLLREWGVNRIPFPFFGGFRAPLDLFRS; encoded by the coding sequence ATGGAAGTGGGGGCTCGTCCCCGGTCAATATTGGATCAAACAATAGGGGGCCGTAGCACTGACCTCTTTTTTTTATTGATTCAATACAATAGGGGAAAAGATCGTACAGTTCCCTACCGAGACAAACTCTCAACGGATCCTCCGCGCGCTGGGAATACCTCTTCCGTGCGTCTTTCTCGTGGCGGGAACAGAACAACAGGGAAAGACCCGGCCCAGGGCGAGCTTTATTTATTGTTGAGAGAATGGGGAGTGAATCGAATTCCGTTTCCGTTCTTTGGGGGCTTTCGGGCCCCTCTCGATCTTTTTCGTAGTTGA
- the orf293 gene encoding hypothetical protein, with protein sequence MRQRRALRQFTLSTGKSAGRNSSGRITVFHRGGGSKRLQRRIDLKRKTESIGVVERIERAPNRSSRIAPVRWFPRGGVRQCNTIEEFAPPRKILESKSTTTYIFGRKYFKVFALLLVLLFHWYSGGEILEGFVAACDGRREPSFDPIYPPQRDGQPAIPQPEVQPVPRAILVPELEHPLLSDRQRRAELQTRLAFFFQERNEARHLPIYLGILDKQFLVEKRVEAALVQDGFSPQMLSRRKWEIRSILFSHPTRVGTAIAENTLNRYLAQMEREGTRQSLPYLRVIRASRFWV encoded by the coding sequence ATGAGACAAAGGAGAGCACTTAGACAATTCACTTTGAGTACAGGGAAGTCTGCTGGTAGGAATTCCTCAGGGCGTATTACGGTTTTTCACCGAGGGGGTGGATCGAAGCGATTGCAGCGAAGAATTGATCTGAAACGAAAGACTGAGTCTATAGGCGTTGTAGAAAGGATAGAACGTGCGCCTAATCGCTCTTCTCGGATCGCTCCGGTACGATGGTTCCCCCGGGGGGGGGTCCGCCAATGCAACACGATAGAAGAGTTCGCTCCGCCGCGTAAGATCCTCGAATCAAAATCAACCACGACGTATATCTTTGGGAGAAAATACTTTAAGGTATTCGCTCTTCTCCTTGTACTCCTTTTTCATTGGTACTCGGGGGGGGAGATTCTCGAAGGATTCGTTGCCGCGTGCGACGGGAGGAGGGAGCCCTCCTTTGACCCTATTTACCCTCCCCAAAGAGATGGGCAGCCAGCCATTCCCCAGCCGGAGGTTCAGCCGGTTCCGCGCGCCATCCTGGTTCCGGAATTAGAGCACCCTCTTCTTTCAGATAGGCAAAGGAGAGCAGAGCTTCAGACCCGGCTAGCGTTCTTCTTTCAAGAGAGGAACGAGGCCAGGCACCTCCCAATCTATCTTGGGATACTGGACAAGCAGTTCCTGGTCGAAAAGAGGGTCGAGGCTGCATTGGTGCAGGATGGGTTTTCCCCCCAGATGCTTTCGCGTCGGAAGTGGGAAATCCGCAGCATCTTATTCAGTCACCCTACTCGGGTGGGAACTGCTATCGCCGAAAATACCTTAAATAGGTATTTGGCCCAGATGGAACGGGAGGGCACGCGACAGAGTCTACCCTATCTAAGGGTGATTCGCGCAAGCCGGTTTTGGGTCTGA